In Nocardioides sp., the following proteins share a genomic window:
- a CDS encoding NADH-quinone oxidoreductase subunit G, whose translation MSSNTPDKQVNLTIDGVSVTVDPGTLVIRAAEQVGIQIPRFCDHPLLAPMGACRQCLVEVALPGPDGSLRQMQGPPGRMKPQTSCTLPVSEGMEVKTQFTSEGAKKSQEGVMEQLLINHPLDCPVCDKGGECPLQNQAMTNGYGESRFSAGGGIKRTFPKPINISAQVLLDRERCVLCARCTRFSNEIAGDPFIALVERGALQQVGIYENQPFESYFSGNTIQICPVGALTSADYRFRSRPFDLVSTPGVAEHDACGAAIRIDHRRGKVMRRLSGNDPEVNEEWISDKDRFAFTYARGDDRLTYPQVRDEDGELRPASWPEAFAVAARGLAAAGATGVLTGGRLTAEDAYAYAKFARVVLDTNDVDFRSRPLSAEETDFLGAHVVLNRPVEYADLDSASVVVLAGLEPEDEAGTLFLRLRKAATKGKTRVVTVAPYASRGTTKMNATLIATAPGAEAGALTELANNGEVALDAGGVILVGERLAQSPGALSAAADLAKTTGARLAWVPRRAGDRGAIEAGCLPTLLPGGRPVADAAARVDLAAAWGVEHLPETTGRDADQIVAALNAGDLGGLVIAGVDPGDTTDPVATQAAIEAASFVVALELRESPVTRAADVVFPVAPMTDKAGTYVTWEGRPRPFDATFHNPASLPELRALAGVAEEMGRPLGFRTVGEVRAEMEQLGPWDGARAAAGKPSEGAQVGDGDYTLASWKQMLDLGRMQDGEEHLRATARTAVARLNDAAAQQFGDTVTITGERGSVTLPVEVTADLPDGVVWVPANSFGGGVLRDLGRPNSRVSLSGGDR comes from the coding sequence ATGAGCAGCAACACCCCTGACAAGCAGGTCAACCTGACCATCGACGGCGTCTCCGTCACCGTCGACCCCGGCACCTTGGTGATCCGGGCGGCCGAGCAGGTCGGCATCCAGATCCCGCGTTTTTGCGACCACCCGCTGCTCGCGCCGATGGGCGCTTGTCGTCAGTGTCTGGTCGAGGTCGCGCTGCCCGGTCCCGACGGGTCGCTGCGCCAGATGCAGGGCCCCCCGGGTCGAATGAAGCCGCAGACCTCCTGCACGCTGCCGGTGTCGGAGGGCATGGAGGTCAAGACCCAGTTCACCTCCGAGGGCGCCAAGAAGTCCCAGGAAGGGGTGATGGAGCAACTGCTCATCAACCACCCCCTCGACTGCCCCGTGTGCGACAAGGGCGGCGAGTGCCCGCTGCAGAACCAGGCGATGACCAACGGTTATGGCGAGTCGCGCTTCTCTGCTGGTGGCGGCATCAAGCGGACGTTCCCCAAGCCGATCAACATCAGTGCGCAGGTGCTGCTCGACCGCGAGCGCTGCGTGCTGTGCGCGCGCTGCACCCGCTTCTCCAACGAGATCGCCGGTGACCCGTTCATCGCGCTCGTCGAGCGCGGTGCCCTCCAGCAGGTCGGCATCTACGAGAACCAGCCCTTCGAGAGCTATTTCTCGGGCAACACCATCCAGATCTGTCCGGTCGGTGCGCTCACCAGCGCCGACTACCGCTTCCGCTCGCGTCCCTTCGACCTCGTCAGCACCCCAGGTGTGGCCGAGCACGACGCGTGTGGGGCCGCGATCCGCATCGACCACCGCCGCGGCAAGGTGATGCGTCGTCTCTCGGGCAACGACCCTGAGGTCAACGAGGAGTGGATCAGCGACAAGGACCGCTTCGCCTTCACGTACGCCCGTGGTGACGACCGGCTGACCTACCCGCAGGTGCGCGACGAGGACGGCGAGCTGCGGCCCGCATCCTGGCCCGAAGCCTTCGCTGTCGCGGCACGTGGGCTGGCTGCGGCCGGTGCCACCGGCGTGCTCACCGGTGGCCGGTTGACGGCCGAGGATGCGTACGCGTACGCCAAGTTCGCCCGCGTCGTGCTCGACACCAACGACGTCGACTTCCGTTCCCGGCCGCTTTCGGCCGAGGAGACCGACTTCCTGGGGGCGCACGTCGTGCTCAACCGGCCGGTCGAGTACGCCGATCTCGACTCCGCCAGCGTCGTCGTCCTCGCCGGTCTGGAGCCCGAGGACGAGGCGGGCACGCTCTTCCTGCGTCTGCGCAAGGCAGCGACCAAGGGCAAGACCCGCGTCGTCACCGTCGCGCCGTACGCCTCGCGTGGCACGACCAAGATGAACGCCACGCTGATCGCGACCGCGCCGGGCGCCGAAGCGGGTGCCCTGACCGAGTTGGCCAACAACGGCGAGGTCGCCCTCGACGCCGGGGGCGTGATCCTGGTCGGTGAGCGCCTGGCGCAATCGCCGGGTGCGCTGAGCGCTGCGGCCGATCTGGCCAAGACCACCGGCGCTCGCCTGGCCTGGGTGCCTCGTCGCGCCGGGGATCGTGGTGCGATCGAAGCGGGCTGTCTGCCGACCCTGCTGCCGGGTGGTCGCCCCGTCGCCGACGCGGCCGCACGGGTGGACCTGGCCGCTGCCTGGGGTGTCGAGCACCTGCCCGAAACCACCGGTCGCGATGCCGATCAGATCGTGGCTGCCCTCAATGCCGGCGACCTGGGTGGACTCGTGATCGCAGGCGTCGACCCGGGCGACACCACCGACCCGGTCGCTACGCAAGCCGCGATCGAAGCCGCATCCTTCGTGGTGGCTCTGGAGTTGCGTGAGTCGCCGGTGACCCGCGCGGCAGACGTCGTCTTCCCGGTGGCTCCGATGACCGACAAGGCCGGGACGTACGTCACCTGGGAGGGTCGCCCGCGGCCCTTCGACGCGACGTTCCACAACCCCGCGAGCCTGCCCGAGTTGCGTGCGCTGGCTGGTGTTGCCGAGGAGATGGGCCGCCCGCTCGGCTTCCGTACGGTCGGCGAGGTGCGCGCGGAGATGGAGCAGCTCGGTCCCTGGGACGGCGCTCGTGCCGCGGCCGGCAAGCCGTCCGAGGGCGCGCAGGTCGGCGACGGCGACTACACCCTCGCCTCGTGGAAGCAGATGCTCGACCTGGGCCGGATGCAAGACGGCGAGGAGCACCTGCGCGCCACCGCCCGCACGGCCGTCGCGCGGCTCAACGACGCAGCCGCCCAGCAGTTCGGGGACACGGTCACGATCACCGGCGAGCGCGGCAGCGTCACGCTTCCGGTCGAGGTGACCGCGGATCTGCCCGACGGAGTCGTCTGGGTCCCCGCCAACTCGTTCGGCGGCGGAGTTCTGCGTGACCTGGGTCGCCCCAACTCGCGCGTCAGCCTGTCAGGAGGAGACCGGTGA
- the nuoH gene encoding NADH-quinone oxidoreductase subunit NuoH, translating into MIHALLAGRDLDVPQLSDFGQDPWWVILLKALFIFVILVVLTLFNIWLERKVVARMQHRSGPNVHGPMDVVRAIRGKKASESPGKGTAALQSLADGVKLALKEDITPVAADKIVFILAPVIATVPAFVTFSVIPFGPEVNFFGHLTPLQLTDMPVAVLFVMAIASIGIYGIVLGGWSSGSTYSLLGGLRSSAQMISYEVAMGLALVAVFLYAGSMSTSEIVAAQDKFWFGLLLIPSFVIYVISMVGETNRAPFDLPEAEGELVGGFHTEYSSLKFALFFLAEYINMATVSAIATTLFLGGWAAPWGVEHIWAGANEGYWPLLWFFGKVFLFVFMFIWLRGSLPRMRYDQFMHFGWKRLIPISLVWIVGVATMRAFRDDINLAERPTQIALAVLLLIILGLFFLPEGKKKEEVEDEADPTDAFAGGFPVPPMPVGGAVRGAAAPLTFATRTTDEGEAD; encoded by the coding sequence ATGATCCACGCACTGCTCGCGGGGCGCGACCTCGACGTCCCTCAACTCAGCGACTTCGGCCAGGACCCCTGGTGGGTGATCCTGCTCAAGGCCCTGTTCATCTTCGTGATCCTGGTCGTGTTGACGCTGTTCAACATCTGGCTGGAGCGCAAGGTCGTCGCCCGGATGCAGCACCGCTCGGGTCCCAACGTGCACGGTCCGATGGACGTCGTACGCGCGATCCGCGGCAAGAAGGCGTCCGAGAGCCCGGGCAAGGGCACCGCAGCCCTGCAGTCGCTGGCCGACGGCGTCAAGCTCGCGCTCAAGGAGGACATCACGCCGGTCGCGGCCGACAAGATCGTCTTCATCCTGGCGCCGGTGATCGCGACCGTGCCGGCCTTCGTCACGTTCTCGGTGATCCCGTTCGGCCCCGAGGTGAACTTCTTCGGGCACCTGACCCCGCTGCAGTTGACCGACATGCCGGTCGCGGTGCTGTTCGTGATGGCCATCGCCTCGATCGGCATCTACGGCATCGTGCTCGGCGGCTGGTCGAGCGGTTCGACCTACTCGTTGCTCGGTGGTCTGCGCTCGAGTGCCCAGATGATCTCGTACGAGGTCGCGATGGGACTCGCGCTCGTCGCGGTCTTCCTCTATGCCGGCTCGATGTCCACCTCGGAGATCGTCGCGGCGCAGGACAAGTTCTGGTTCGGTCTGCTGCTGATCCCGTCGTTCGTGATCTATGTGATCTCGATGGTCGGCGAGACCAACCGTGCGCCCTTCGACCTTCCCGAAGCCGAGGGTGAGCTGGTCGGTGGCTTCCACACCGAGTACTCCAGCCTGAAGTTCGCGCTGTTCTTCCTGGCCGAATACATCAACATGGCCACCGTGTCCGCGATCGCGACCACACTGTTCCTGGGTGGTTGGGCCGCGCCGTGGGGCGTCGAGCACATCTGGGCCGGTGCCAACGAGGGCTATTGGCCGCTGCTGTGGTTCTTCGGCAAGGTCTTCCTCTTCGTCTTCATGTTCATCTGGCTGCGCGGTTCGCTGCCCCGCATGCGTTATGACCAGTTCATGCACTTCGGCTGGAAGCGCCTGATCCCGATCTCCCTGGTCTGGATCGTCGGCGTGGCCACGATGCGCGCCTTCCGCGACGACATCAACCTGGCCGAGCGGCCCACGCAGATCGCTCTCGCGGTCCTGCTGCTGATCATCCTGGGCCTCTTCTTCCTGCCCGAAGGCAAGAAGAAGGAGGAGGTCGAGGACGAGGCCGACCCGACCGACGCGTTCGCCGGTGGCTTCCCGGTGCCGCCGATGCCCGTGGGAGGTGCCGTACGCGGTGCCGCCGCCCCGCTGACCTTTGCCACTCGCACCACTGATGAGGGGGAGGCCGACTGA
- the nuoI gene encoding NADH-quinone oxidoreductase subunit NuoI, which translates to MANDPQNPSLKEQLWDPIAGFGVTFRTMFRKVVTEQYPFVKEPTAPRFHGRHQLNRWPDGLEKCIGCELCAWACPADAIYVEGGNNTEDERFSPGERYGRVYQINYLRCILCGLCIEACPTRALTMTNEYELADTTRESLIYEKNDLLAPLLPGMEQPPHPMRLGDDEGDYYRGDFKAAASPEAGEAK; encoded by the coding sequence ATGGCCAACGACCCGCAGAATCCGAGCCTCAAGGAGCAGCTCTGGGATCCGATCGCCGGTTTCGGCGTGACGTTCCGGACGATGTTCCGCAAGGTCGTCACCGAGCAGTACCCGTTCGTCAAGGAGCCCACCGCTCCGCGCTTCCACGGCCGCCACCAGCTCAACCGCTGGCCCGACGGTCTGGAGAAGTGCATCGGCTGCGAGTTGTGCGCCTGGGCCTGCCCGGCGGACGCGATCTACGTCGAGGGCGGCAACAACACCGAGGACGAGCGGTTCAGTCCTGGTGAGCGGTACGGCCGCGTTTACCAGATCAACTACCTGCGCTGCATCCTGTGCGGTCTGTGCATCGAGGCCTGCCCCACGCGTGCGCTCACGATGACCAACGAGTACGAACTGGCCGACACCACGCGCGAAAGCCTGATCTACGAGAAGAACGACCTGCTCGCGCCGCTGTTGCCCGGCATGGAGCAGCCGCCGCACCCGATGCGTCTTGGTGACGACGAGGGCGACTACTACCGCGGTGACTTCAAGGCCGCAGCGAGCCCCGAAGCAGGTGAGGCGAAGTGA
- a CDS encoding NADH-quinone oxidoreductase subunit J, with translation MVAAALGILFVRKAVHAALLLAVVMISLAVLYASLEAPFLFAVQIIVYTGAILMLFLFVLMLVGVDASDSVIETIPGQRVLSIIGGLLLGILLILGLAQVTLGAATGLTDANAGGNVQEIANVLFSKWIFAFEVTSALLITAALGAMVLAHRERLESKLGQRELAMGRMRDYAESGKPLGPLPSPGVFARHNAVDTPALLPDGTAAPTSVSRVLAARGTVRSAPAMAEDIEEISEQIGEDGSYPSPSGRTSAPATTEEDVQ, from the coding sequence ATGGTGGCCGCCGCCCTGGGCATCTTGTTCGTACGCAAGGCCGTGCACGCGGCCCTGCTCCTGGCCGTGGTGATGATCAGCCTGGCCGTGCTGTACGCCTCGCTGGAGGCGCCCTTCCTGTTCGCCGTGCAGATCATCGTCTACACCGGTGCGATCTTGATGCTGTTCCTCTTCGTGCTGATGCTCGTCGGCGTGGACGCGTCCGACTCGGTTATCGAGACGATCCCCGGCCAACGGGTGCTGTCGATCATCGGTGGCCTGCTGCTGGGCATCCTGTTGATCCTGGGGCTGGCTCAGGTCACGCTCGGCGCCGCGACCGGCCTCACCGACGCCAACGCAGGGGGCAACGTCCAAGAGATCGCCAACGTGCTGTTCTCGAAGTGGATCTTCGCCTTCGAAGTCACCTCGGCCCTGCTGATCACCGCCGCGCTCGGCGCCATGGTGCTCGCACACCGTGAGCGCCTGGAGTCCAAACTCGGCCAGCGCGAGCTCGCGATGGGCCGGATGCGCGACTACGCCGAGTCCGGCAAGCCGCTCGGACCGCTGCCCTCGCCCGGCGTCTTCGCCCGCCACAACGCGGTCGACACACCGGCGCTGCTGCCCGACGGCACCGCAGCACCCACCTCGGTGTCCCGGGTCCTGGCCGCGCGCGGCACCGTCCGTTCGGCGCCCGCCATGGCCGAGGACATCGAGGAGATCAGCGAGCAGATCGGCGAGGACGGCTCCTACCCGAGCCCGTCAGGTCGTACGAGTGCCCCGGCAACCACGGAGGAGGACGTCCAGTGA
- the nuoK gene encoding NADH-quinone oxidoreductase subunit NuoK yields MHCVILSAILFTIGSVGVLTRRNAIVVFMSVELMLNACNLALVTFARQHGNLDGQIAAFFVMVVAAAEVVVGLAIIMTIFRTRRTASVDDVSLLKF; encoded by the coding sequence ATGCACTGTGTGATCCTCTCGGCGATCCTGTTCACGATCGGCAGCGTGGGTGTGCTCACCCGACGCAACGCGATCGTCGTCTTCATGAGCGTCGAGCTGATGCTCAACGCGTGCAACCTCGCGCTGGTGACCTTCGCCCGCCAGCACGGCAACCTCGACGGACAGATCGCGGCCTTCTTCGTGATGGTCGTCGCCGCCGCTGAGGTCGTGGTCGGTCTGGCGATCATCATGACCATCTTCCGGACCCGTCGTACGGCTTCTGTCGACGACGTGAGCCTGTTGAAGTTCTGA
- the nuoL gene encoding NADH-quinone oxidoreductase subunit L, with protein sequence MTNLFLEGGAHEVPVVHPAGADGIFALLWLIIALPALGALILLVGGAFAKGALDKVGHWIGTAMAAGSFVLSLALFFALLGRDAGDRQIGQHLFTWFETPSFTVGMDLLYDPLAALFLLLITGVGSLIHLYSVGYMEHDPRRRRFFGYLNLFVAAMLTLVLSANYLGLFLGWEGVGLASYLLIGFWQHKDSAAAAAKKAFVINRVGDIGLVLAISLMFVTFGTTSFEGVSAVAGEASHNTLNAIGLLLLLGACGKSAQVPLQAWLLDAMEGPTPVSALIHAATMVTAGVYLVTRSNFIFENASTAQTAVVIVGTVTLLWGAVIGCAKDDIKKVLAGSTMSQIGYMMLAAGLGVYGYAFAIFHLLTHGFFKANMFLGAGSVMHGMNDDVDMRHYGALQKAMPVTFLTFAMGYLAIIGFPGFSGFWSKDKIIETALADNWIIGLCALLGAGITGFYMTRLMLMTFFTEKRWEKDVHPHESPKVMTIPLIVLAALSVLGGLMLMGNWIVEFLAPVVGTAPHHEPPLAPIVVTLLAVAVVAVGVTLAWFLVGKRDVPRVAPQNVSVLTRAARADLFGDAINEGVVVGPGRVTVATLTGMDNHVIDGVVEKSAGTLGGLSHFVRRVQNGYVRSYALSVLSGVLLLLVAVLAVNFA encoded by the coding sequence ATGACAAACCTGTTCTTGGAAGGCGGCGCGCACGAGGTGCCCGTCGTCCACCCCGCCGGCGCTGACGGCATCTTCGCGCTGCTGTGGCTGATCATCGCGCTGCCCGCGCTGGGTGCGCTGATCCTGCTGGTCGGCGGTGCCTTCGCCAAGGGTGCGCTCGACAAGGTCGGGCACTGGATCGGCACTGCTATGGCGGCCGGCTCGTTCGTACTCTCGCTGGCGTTGTTCTTCGCGCTCCTCGGCCGTGACGCAGGCGACCGGCAGATCGGCCAGCACCTGTTCACCTGGTTCGAGACGCCGAGCTTCACCGTCGGCATGGACCTGTTGTACGACCCGCTGGCCGCGCTGTTCCTGCTGCTGATCACCGGTGTCGGCTCCCTGATCCACCTCTATTCGGTGGGCTACATGGAGCACGACCCGCGTCGGCGCCGGTTCTTCGGCTACCTCAACCTCTTCGTCGCCGCCATGCTCACCTTGGTGTTGTCGGCCAACTACCTCGGCCTGTTCCTGGGCTGGGAGGGTGTCGGCCTGGCGTCCTACCTGTTGATCGGCTTCTGGCAGCACAAGGACTCCGCCGCAGCGGCGGCCAAGAAGGCGTTCGTGATCAACCGTGTCGGTGACATCGGGCTGGTGCTGGCGATCTCGCTGATGTTCGTGACGTTCGGGACCACGTCGTTCGAGGGCGTGTCGGCGGTCGCGGGAGAGGCGTCGCACAACACGCTGAACGCGATCGGCCTGCTGCTCCTGCTCGGCGCCTGCGGCAAGTCCGCCCAGGTCCCGTTGCAGGCCTGGCTGCTCGACGCGATGGAGGGCCCGACCCCGGTGTCGGCGCTGATCCACGCGGCGACCATGGTCACCGCGGGTGTCTACCTCGTGACGCGCTCGAACTTCATCTTCGAGAACGCGTCGACCGCGCAGACCGCCGTCGTCATCGTCGGTACGGTCACCCTGCTGTGGGGTGCGGTGATCGGTTGCGCCAAGGACGACATCAAGAAGGTGCTGGCAGGCTCCACGATGAGCCAGATCGGCTACATGATGCTGGCCGCGGGCCTCGGGGTCTATGGCTATGCCTTCGCGATCTTCCACCTGCTGACGCACGGCTTCTTCAAGGCCAACATGTTCCTGGGCGCCGGCTCGGTGATGCACGGGATGAACGACGACGTCGACATGCGTCATTACGGGGCTTTGCAAAAGGCGATGCCGGTCACGTTCTTGACGTTCGCGATGGGGTATCTCGCGATCATCGGATTCCCCGGCTTCTCCGGCTTCTGGTCCAAGGACAAGATCATCGAGACCGCTCTGGCCGACAACTGGATCATTGGCCTGTGCGCACTTTTGGGTGCGGGCATCACCGGCTTCTACATGACCCGGCTGATGCTGATGACCTTCTTCACCGAGAAGCGTTGGGAGAAGGACGTGCACCCGCACGAGTCGCCCAAGGTGATGACGATCCCGCTGATCGTGCTTGCGGCGTTGTCGGTGCTCGGCGGTCTGATGCTGATGGGCAACTGGATCGTGGAGTTCCTGGCCCCCGTGGTCGGCACCGCGCCGCACCACGAGCCCCCGCTCGCTCCGATCGTGGTCACGCTGCTGGCCGTCGCGGTGGTCGCCGTGGGAGTCACCCTCGCGTGGTTCCTGGTCGGCAAGCGTGACGTACCGCGCGTCGCTCCGCAGAACGTCTCGGTGCTCACCCGCGCCGCACGTGCCGACCTGTTCGGCGACGCGATCAACGAAGGTGTCGTCGTCGGTCCTGGCCGGGTTACCGTCGCGACCCTGACCGGGATGGACAACCACGTGATCGACGGCGTGGTCGAGAAGAGCGCCGGCACGCTCGGCGGGTTGTCGCACTTCGTACGCCGGGTCCAGAACGGCTACGTACGCTCCTATGCCCTTTCCGTGCTCAGCGGCGTGCTGCTGCTGCTCGTGGCTGTTTTGGCGGTGAACTTCGCATGA
- a CDS encoding NADH-quinone oxidoreductase subunit M, whose protein sequence is MTDFPWLTVLILVPLVGAVVTAFAPRNSAKAIGLGASVLTLVLAVVAATQFKTGGEGLQLVEDVDWIAPLGIHYALGLDGLGLLMVLLTVVLIPLVLLAAWPDAEEDGSAGPRSFVAWTLALEAMSLAVFTATDVFLFYVVFEATLIPAYFLIAGFGREGRSRAAVKFLIYQLAGGLIMLLSVIGLYVQASKTGSASYLLTDLSQLTLDPTVEKWLFAGFFIAFAIKAPMFPVHTWLADTTQKASTGVSVLLVCILDKIGTFGMLRFCLGLFPEASKWATPVVVVLALISIIYGALVAIGQDDVLRLIGLTSLSHFGFIVLGIFVFNANGGAGAILYMVNHGIGTAALFLLAGFLIRRTGTASIKQMAGLEKSVPILAGFMLVAGLAACGLPGLSPFVSEVLVVIAAFDHAWWAGAVAVVAIVLAAIYILWLYQRTFTGPREFEPVSHDLGGREIGAVAPLLIGLLVFGFYPMPLLNVINPYVESTLTHVGVAEPGPTVPAGEAAQEGAHQ, encoded by the coding sequence ATGACCGACTTTCCCTGGCTGACCGTGCTGATCCTGGTGCCGCTCGTCGGCGCCGTGGTCACTGCGTTCGCGCCGCGCAACAGCGCCAAGGCCATCGGCTTGGGCGCTTCCGTGCTGACCCTGGTGCTGGCCGTCGTCGCGGCGACCCAGTTCAAGACCGGAGGTGAGGGCCTGCAACTGGTCGAGGACGTCGACTGGATCGCTCCGCTCGGCATCCACTACGCGCTCGGCCTCGACGGCCTCGGGCTGCTGATGGTGCTGCTGACCGTCGTACTCATCCCGCTCGTGCTGCTCGCAGCCTGGCCGGACGCCGAGGAGGACGGGTCTGCCGGTCCTAGGTCCTTCGTGGCGTGGACCCTGGCGCTCGAAGCGATGTCGCTGGCGGTCTTCACCGCGACTGACGTGTTCCTCTTCTACGTCGTCTTCGAGGCGACGCTGATCCCGGCGTACTTCCTGATCGCGGGCTTCGGCCGCGAAGGCCGCTCGCGGGCCGCGGTGAAGTTCCTGATCTATCAGCTCGCCGGCGGTCTGATCATGCTGCTGTCGGTGATCGGGCTGTACGTCCAGGCGAGCAAGACCGGGTCGGCGTCCTATCTGCTCACCGATCTCTCGCAGCTCACCCTCGACCCGACGGTCGAGAAGTGGCTCTTCGCCGGGTTCTTCATCGCGTTCGCGATCAAGGCGCCGATGTTCCCGGTGCACACCTGGCTGGCCGACACCACTCAGAAGGCGTCGACCGGAGTGTCGGTGCTGCTGGTCTGCATCCTCGACAAGATCGGCACCTTCGGGATGCTGCGCTTCTGCCTGGGGCTCTTCCCCGAGGCGTCGAAGTGGGCCACCCCGGTGGTCGTCGTGCTCGCCTTGATCTCGATCATCTATGGCGCGCTCGTCGCGATCGGCCAGGACGACGTACTGCGCCTGATCGGTCTGACCTCGCTGTCGCACTTCGGTTTCATCGTGCTGGGCATCTTCGTCTTCAACGCCAACGGCGGCGCGGGCGCGATCTTGTACATGGTCAACCACGGCATCGGCACTGCGGCTCTGTTCCTGCTGGCAGGCTTCCTGATCCGGCGTACGGGCACCGCGTCGATCAAGCAGATGGCGGGCCTGGAGAAGTCGGTGCCGATCCTGGCCGGCTTCATGCTGGTCGCCGGTCTGGCTGCCTGTGGCCTGCCGGGCCTCTCGCCGTTCGTGTCCGAGGTGCTCGTCGTGATCGCGGCCTTCGACCACGCGTGGTGGGCCGGCGCGGTGGCCGTAGTGGCGATCGTGTTGGCGGCGATCTACATTCTGTGGCTCTATCAGCGCACCTTCACGGGCCCGCGCGAGTTCGAGCCAGTGAGTCACGACCTCGGCGGTCGCGAGATCGGTGCGGTCGCACCCCTGCTGATCGGGTTGCTGGTGTTCGGGTTCTATCCGATGCCGCTGCTCAACGTGATCAATCCCTACGTCGAAAGCACGCTCACCCACGTCGGCGTGGCCGAACCCGGCCCCACCGTGCCCGCGGGTGAGGCAGCACAGGAAGGGGCGCACCAGTGA